A stretch of the Synechocystis sp. PCC 7338 genome encodes the following:
- a CDS encoding VOC family protein produces the protein MHHISIRTANIHRAIAFYELLGFTVEERFTTGYTLACWLTGLGGRIELIQIPQPKPAPDGFADEHYVGYYHISFDLTDQVESLPEWLTNLSQKFSQAYQTNPEQIEPLKILLAPQQQQISDYIYEVTFIADSDNLPLEFIRRQTSSKQ, from the coding sequence ATGCACCATATTTCTATTCGTACTGCTAATATCCATCGGGCGATCGCCTTTTATGAACTACTGGGTTTTACCGTAGAGGAAAGGTTCACCACTGGTTATACCCTAGCCTGTTGGCTGACTGGCCTGGGGGGACGTATTGAATTGATTCAAATTCCCCAACCCAAACCAGCCCCTGATGGCTTCGCCGATGAACATTATGTGGGCTACTACCATATCTCTTTTGATTTAACAGACCAGGTGGAGAGTTTACCGGAATGGTTAACAAATCTCAGTCAAAAATTTAGCCAGGCCTATCAAACTAACCCAGAACAAATTGAGCCATTAAAAATCCTTTTGGCTCCCCAGCAACAACAAATCAGTGACTACATTTATGAAGTTACATTCATTGCTGACAGTGATAATCTCCCTTTGGAATTTATTCGTCGCCAGACTTCATCTAAGCAATAA
- a CDS encoding mechanosensitive ion channel family protein, producing the protein MGFDPNLSGSIGNLDYTTVRVDGEPIFLIAVPTGNTDKEGGSALSPIVYRQQRIESKFKEIIQRGFDPDTLSVASSILNGAIIIQISDDKNLRPQILRTITKADADLYALTPEDLASETVDQVRNALLRAQQERQPEARRKQTRVALVIVSIVITVSLTVLFIYRWLGHRIYLIKMAINCLIKAEEKNPDFDYNHIDPTIFKDIVTIPRYSFAFQVLDRIAIFLYYLSAYCKAILFGDINRGDSKKNPPLNFSLDNQKIFENILELFQGKDFYDFLKNRLKQVVFSRRLLIFFIFIIWIRGGAFLLQVFPDSRRLGKQLSGTPISLTLIWLSAIILIRISDFLIESFFHTLESDYAILQTAKYTRRKIRINTISSAIRGINLVVCIFTALVFSLSLFDVPVATVLAGAGIIGFAVSFGSQNLIKDLIAGISNLMSDAFAINDFVLIGQFEGVVEDTNLFVTRIRCPNGDLVTIPNGAIGTVCNQTKDWSRVDYSVMVAADADPKKAIAVLQQVALGLYHDPWWHPKMLQAPELKGIEEVSHQGILIRIWLKTLPGEQWDVARELRLRVKVAFESQEIAIGVPQQQWLMAGASSLDEDEKESAITDREK; encoded by the coding sequence TTGGGTTTTGATCCAAATTTGTCCGGTAGCATTGGCAACCTAGACTACACCACCGTTAGGGTGGACGGAGAGCCAATTTTTCTAATTGCCGTACCTACAGGTAACACCGATAAAGAAGGAGGCTCCGCCCTAAGTCCGATTGTCTATCGTCAACAACGAATTGAAAGTAAATTTAAAGAAATTATTCAACGAGGCTTTGATCCAGATACCTTAAGCGTTGCTAGTTCCATTCTCAATGGGGCGATCATTATTCAAATTAGTGATGACAAAAATCTCCGCCCCCAAATTCTCCGCACCATTACTAAAGCCGATGCTGACTTATATGCCCTCACTCCGGAAGACCTAGCTTCAGAAACTGTCGACCAGGTTCGTAATGCTCTACTGCGGGCCCAGCAAGAACGCCAACCGGAAGCTCGAAGAAAACAAACCAGAGTTGCCTTGGTAATTGTCTCCATTGTGATCACAGTTTCCCTGACAGTACTATTTATTTATCGTTGGTTAGGCCATAGAATTTATCTAATCAAGATGGCCATCAATTGTTTGATTAAAGCCGAAGAGAAAAACCCTGATTTTGACTACAATCACATTGACCCGACCATTTTTAAAGATATTGTCACAATTCCCCGTTACTCCTTTGCTTTTCAAGTCCTAGACCGGATAGCCATTTTTCTTTACTATTTGAGCGCCTATTGTAAGGCCATATTATTTGGTGACATTAATCGGGGAGATAGCAAAAAAAATCCGCCGCTTAATTTTTCCTTAGACAACCAAAAGATTTTTGAAAATATCCTCGAACTTTTTCAAGGTAAAGATTTTTATGATTTTCTTAAAAATCGTCTCAAACAAGTGGTATTCAGCCGGAGATTATTGATTTTTTTCATATTTATTATTTGGATCCGTGGCGGTGCATTTTTGTTGCAGGTTTTTCCCGATAGTAGAAGGTTGGGTAAACAATTATCTGGCACCCCCATTTCCCTTACTTTAATTTGGTTATCCGCCATAATTTTAATTAGAATATCCGATTTTTTAATTGAATCTTTTTTTCATACTCTGGAAAGTGACTATGCCATTTTACAAACCGCTAAATACACTAGACGTAAAATCAGAATTAACACCATCAGTAGCGCCATTAGAGGCATTAATTTAGTGGTCTGTATTTTTACAGCCTTAGTTTTTTCTCTCAGTTTGTTCGACGTGCCGGTGGCGACGGTGTTGGCGGGGGCCGGGATTATTGGTTTTGCTGTGTCTTTTGGCTCCCAAAATTTAATCAAAGACTTAATTGCTGGCATTTCCAATCTGATGAGCGATGCCTTTGCCATCAACGACTTTGTGCTGATCGGTCAATTTGAAGGGGTGGTGGAAGATACAAATTTATTTGTCACCCGCATCCGTTGTCCGAATGGTGATTTAGTCACCATTCCCAACGGCGCCATCGGTACAGTGTGTAATCAAACGAAGGATTGGTCCAGAGTCGATTATTCCGTTATGGTGGCGGCTGATGCTGACCCCAAAAAGGCGATCGCCGTTTTGCAACAGGTGGCATTGGGTTTGTACCACGACCCCTGGTGGCATCCCAAAATGCTCCAGGCACCGGAACTAAAGGGCATTGAAGAAGTTTCCCATCAAGGCATTCTGATTCGTATTTGGCTTAAGACCCTGCCGGGAGAACAGTGGGACGTGGCTAGGGAATTGCGACTAAGGGTGAAGGTCGCTTTTGAATCCCA